One window of the Strix uralensis isolate ZFMK-TIS-50842 chromosome 3, bStrUra1, whole genome shotgun sequence genome contains the following:
- the MRPL14 gene encoding large ribosomal subunit protein uL14m, with translation MALLNRRLGLSLTHLSSMVIQRHFSTTGACRAIQKLTRVRVVDNSALGNTSYHRPPKCIHVYNKTGVGKVGDTILLAIKGEKKKALIVGHKMPGPNMTPRFDSNNVVLIEDNGNPIGTRIKTPIPYILRQREGEFSKVLAIARNFV, from the exons ATGGCTCTCTTGAATAGGCGATTGGGTTTATCCTTAACCCATCTAAGCAGTATGGTGATCCAGCGACACTTCAG TACGACTGGAGCGTGCCGAGCAATACAGAAACTCACCCGCGTGCGAGTGGTGGACAACAGCGCCTTGGGGAATACGTCCTACCACCGGCCACCAAAATGTATCCATGTGTATAACAAGACTGGAGTTGGCAAAGTAGGAGATACGATACTTCTGGctatcaaaggagaaaagaagaaggCTTTAATTGTAGGGCACAAGATGCCTGGCCCCAACATGACGCCTAGATTTGATTCCAACAATGTGGTACTCATAGAAGACAACGGAAATCCAATAGGGACTAGAATAAAAACACCAATACCCTATATCCTGCGACAGAGAGAAGGAGAGTTCTCCAAAGTATTGGCCATTGCCCGCAACTTTGTATGA